AGGCGTTGAGGCGGCGCGGGGGATCGGGACCCACCTCCAGCCCGTGCCAGGGATGGGGACGCCAGCGGTAGAAAGGCGGGGGGAACTTCATCGCTCGTCCTTCTCCTGTTGGGGGTTCTGCCCGGGCGCGCCCGGCAGGTCGGCCAGGTCCCGCGCCGCCAGCTCCACCCGCACCAGCCCGCGCCAGTCACCCTCGGCGTAACCGGTGGCCTCGTCGGCCGGGTAGCGCGCGGCCAGAAGCTGGCGCAGGGTGTCGGAGAGGGCGGCCGGGTCCCCGTGACAAGCCAGGCAGGGCGCCCCCATGCGCACAGGCTGGTAGAGGCGGTAGCGGCGGGTGCCGTCCCGCTCCAATCGCTGCACCCAATCCTCCGGGAGGGAGCCCGTCCTCTCCAGCTCCCGCTCGAAGTGCTCCAGCGCCAGCAGATCCCATTGGTCGGGGGCGTTGGCCGGGTTGCGCAGCCGGCGCGACATCCGGCGCAGCTCGGCCGGCGGTGTTCCGCCCTGGCCGATCTCCGCCGTCAGGGCCTGGGCCCGGTTGGCGCACAGGTCGATGGCCCGCAGCGGCCCCCCTTCCTCCAGGGCGGCCATCAGCTCGGCCCGCAGCCGCACCTGCAGCTCGGTGGCGCGACGATGGGCCCAGGGCCTGACCTGGGCGATCTCCTCGGGTGTGGCGGGGCCGGGCGTGGTGCGCTCGCAGTCTGCCAGCAGGGCGAGGGCAAGGGGAATGGCCACAAGCAGGAAGCGTGGTCGCATGACAGGCTCCTTGGTTGACGGCGGCAAGGTAGCATGGCCGATCGGCCTCCTGCCCGCCTTCCGGTCGGAGTACGCCGCTGCTGGCAGTGCCGCGGCGGGTCCTCAGCGGACGGAGCGGTAACCCCCCGG
The bacterium DNA segment above includes these coding regions:
- a CDS encoding DUF3365 domain-containing protein codes for the protein MRPRFLLVAIPLALALLADCERTTPGPATPEEIAQVRPWAHRRATELQVRLRAELMAALEEGGPLRAIDLCANRAQALTAEIGQGGTPPAELRRMSRRLRNPANAPDQWDLLALEHFERELERTGSLPEDWVQRLERDGTRRYRLYQPVRMGAPCLACHGDPAALSDTLRQLLAARYPADEATGYAEGDWRGLVRVELAARDLADLPGAPGQNPQQEKDER